The genomic segment GACCCTATCCCCGGTGAGATGCACCTTTACATTGGCGAGGAAGCAGTAGCTACCGGAGTCTGCGCTCACCTCAGGCCCGATGACATGGTGGCTGGAACCCACCGCTCCCATGGCCATTACATAGCCAAGGGAGGAGACCTCAAGAAGCTCATGGCCGAGCTTTTCGGTAAAAAAACCGGGCTCTGCCAGGGCAAGGGAGGCCACATGCACCTTTTTGATGCGGGCCTCCACTTCGGGTGCGGCGGCATTATCGGTGCGGGGATACCCCATGCTGTTGGAGCGGCGCTGGCTTTCAAGATGCAGGGCAAAGACAACGTGGCCGTTAGCTTCATAGGCGACGGAGCTGCTAACATCGGAGCTTTCCATGAATCCCTGAACCTGGCCGCCATATGGAAGCTCCCGGTGGTGATCGTGGTGGAAGATAACCTCTATGCCATTTCCGTTCCGAAGAGCAAATCCACGGCAGTAAAGTCCAACGCTGAGCGCGCCGCTGCCTATGGTATCCCGGGTGTTCTTGTGGACGGCATGGATGTGATGGCTGTTTACGAGGCGGCTGGCGAAGCCATTGCCCGGGCCAGGAGGGGTGAGGGGCCATCCCTTATTGAGTGCCTCTGCTACCGCTACCGCGGTCACTTTGAAGGCGATCCCCAGCTCTACAAGCCGGAAGGCGAAGAGGAGGAGTGGCGCAAGAAGGACCCAATCCCCAACTTCAGGGCCAAACTCATAAGGGAGGGTATCCTCACGGAAGAGGAGGCCAATAAAATCCAGGAAGAGGTGGCTGCTCTGGTGGCAGAAGCCGAGAAGTTTGCCCGCGAGAGCCCCTGGCCTGAGCCAGAAGAGGCCCTTAAGCATGTTTTTCTTTGATGAGGAGGGGTAAAAATGGCCGAGCGAATCATTTCAATGTATGAGGCTATAGCCGAAGCCATCGCTCAGGAGATGGAGAGGGATCCCCGCGTCTTTGTGATGGGAGAAGATGTGGGGTTCTACGGGGGTATCTTCGGCGCCACCACCGGGCTCTGGAAGAAATTCGGCGATGAGAGGGTTAGAGACACTCCCATTTCGGAAATGGGCTTTGTGGGAGCAGCGGTGGGAGCCGCCCTGGAAGGGATGCGCCCCATTGTAGAGGTGATGTTCGTGGACTTCACCGGGGCATGCTTTGACCAGATCCTCAACCATATGTCCAAAATTCAGTATATGTCCGGGGGTCAGCTCAAGGTCCCGGTGGTGCTCATGACAGCCATAGGGGGAGGGTACAACGACGCTGCTCAGCACTCCCAGTGCCTTTACGGCCTCTTTGCCCACCTCCCCGGCCTCAAGATTGTGATCCCATCCACCCCATACGATGCTAAAGGCCTGATGATCCAGGCCATCCGGGACGATAACCCAGTGATGTATTTCTTTCACAAGGGCCTGATGGGTCTTCCCTGGATGACCATCATAGAAGCCACCTGGGCTCCTGTCCCGGAAGAGCCCTACACCATCCCCTTCGGTGTGGCTGATATCAAGCGGGAAGGGAAAGATGTGACGGTCGTGGCGGTAGCTATGATGGTTCACAGGGCCCTGGAAGCCGCTCAGAAGCTGGAGAAGGAAGGCATAAGCGTGGAAGTAATAGACCTGCGCACCCTTGTGCCTCTGGACAGAGAAGCCATCATCAATTCCGTCAAGAAGACCCATCGCCTCCTGGTGGTGGATGAAGATTACCTGAGTTACGGGATGAGCGGGGAGATAGTGGCTATAGTGGCTGAGAATGCCCTTGAATACCTGGATGCTCCTCCTAAGCGCCTGGCTGTTCCGGATGTCCCTATTCCTTATTCCAACACCCTTGAAGATTTCGTAATTCCCTCCGCTGACCGTATTGCGGAGGCAATAAAGGAACTTGTAAGCTGAAGAAAACCAATTTGGGGTCTCCTCTGCCCTGGACGGGGGCTGGGGAGGCCCCTTTTAATCGGGAAGGAGGGAACATGGCTGCCCAGAAAGTTGTCAAAGTAAACACTTTCACAGGAGGCCTTATAGGCCCCAGTATCCCGATGTTGGGCCCTGTGGAAGATGGTGGGACTATAATAGCCGAAACTGCTCCTGGCTGCTGGGGCCCCATGATCACGCCCTCTTTCAAAGGCGGACATGAAGTTACCACGCCGGTGGCTGTGGAAGGGGCAGAGCCAGGAGATGCTATCCTTATCCGCATCAAGAAAATAAAAATCACCTCTATGGCCACCTCCTCAGGGGTCATGAGCATAATGGAAGGACGATACAGAGGCGATCCCTTCGTTGCGAGGTATTGCCCCAACTGTGGCGCAGAGAACCCACCCACTCGCCTTGAGGGCATCGGGCAGGAAGCCGTGAGGTGTGCTAACTGCGGGGCTGAGGTGAGTCCCTTCAGGGTAGTTCACGGATATACCATGGTCCTGGACCAGGAGAAGGGCATAGCCCTCACAGTAAGCCCCGAGGTCGCGGAATCTCTAGCTAAGGATGCGGCTAAGATGATGGCTTTGCCCGAACATTCAGCCCAGCATCCGATTCTGGCTTTCTATCCTGCCCATATGCCGGGAGTTGCAACTCGAATCCGCCCCTTCATAGGCAACCTCGGCACCACTCCCAAAGTAGACATGCCCGACTCTCATAACGCTGGAGATTTCGGTCAATTTCTCGTGGGAGCTCCGCATCAGTATAATCTTACCCGGGAACAACTGGAAGATGCTCGCACTGATGGGCACATGGACATAGACTCCGTTCGGGAGGGAGCCATCTTGATTTGCCCGGTTAAAGTTCCCGGGGGCGGGATCTACCTGGGCGATGTCCACGCCATGCAGGGGGATGGAGAACTGGCTGGGCATACTACTGACGTTTCCGCTGAAGTAACGCTGGAAGTAAAAGTGATAAAAGGGCTAGGCATTGAAGGGCCGATATTGCTTCCGCCTGTGGAGGACCTTCCACCTCTGGCTCGCCCTCTCACCAGAGCAGAAAAGGAGGCGGCGAAGGCACTGGCGGAGAAATTCGGCCAGAAAGAAATTGAAGAGGCCTGGCCCATCCAGATGGTGGGCTCTGGCCCTAACCTCAATGAAGCTACCGAAAATGCTATAAACCGGCTGGCCAAGCTCTTTAACATGTCCAAAGAAGAAGTGATGAACCGTGTTACCATTTCCGGAGCCGTGGAGATAGGAAGGCTACCGGGCGTGGTAACCGTAACGATGCTTGTCCCTGAAAGCAAGCTGGCCGCCGTCGGATTGGCTGATATTGTCAAAGAACATTATTCAACCTAAGGAGGGGTTTTGTCGGAAACAATTGTAGGCATCATCGCCAACCCGGCTTCAGGGAAAGACATAAGAAGGCTTGTAGCTTACGGTTCCGTTTTTGATAACCAGGAAAAAGTGAACATAGTCCGAAGGGTCCTTCTGGGCTTGGAAGCTGCTGGGGTGGAAAAAGTCCTCTACATGCCCGATTACTTTGGAATTGTGCCCAAAGCCCTCAATGCAGTAAAGCTTTCTATGGAAGTATGTCCCCTGGACATGCCAGTATACGCCGATCAAAGGGACTCCATCCTGGCAGCTTCCCTCATGGCTGAAGCCGGAGCAAAATGCATCGTAACCCTGGGAGGCGATGGCACCAACAGAGCTGTGGCCAAAACCTGCGGAGATGTTCCCATCGTCCCCATCTCCACTGGAACTAACAATGTCTTTCCCTTTATGGTGGAAGGGACCATAGCGGGGCTGGCAGCGGGAGTTGTGGCTGTGGGCGCTGTGGAGCCCGAAAAAGTGGTCAGGCCCTCCAAGAGGCTGGAGATAGAGGGAGAAGACGGAAAGCTCGTGGACATAGCCCTTGTGGATGTCGTGGTTTACGATGATGTTTTCATTGCCTCCCGGGCCATCTGGGATATGTCCAAAGTGCGGGAGATAATCCTGGCCAGGGCCTCCCCGGGGAACATAGGCCTCTCTTCCGTAGGAGGCTGCCTTTACCCCAATGCTCTGGACGAGGGGCATGGCGTGTATATAAAATTAGGGCCAGGGCGAAGGGTTCTCGCCCCTATTGCCCCGGGGTTGATAGAGGAAGTCCAGGTAGAAAGCTGCGCTCTCCTAAGCCTTGGGGAAGCTGTGGAAATCCGCTGGAAGCCTTCCATCCTGGCGCTGGATGGGGAAAGGGAAGTGGAGGTAGGACGCAATGCCAGCCTGTGGGTTCGTCTTACGGGTAACGGACCTAAGGTGGTGGATATACCACTGGCTCTGGAGGAAGCAGCCAGGAATGGCTTTTTCACTGGAGGAAAAGCATGGCCCTGAAAAAGTTCATTGTGGAAATAGGCCAGGGCATTGATCAGCACGGGCAGGACCCCACCAGGGCCGCCCGCAAAGCCGTGGTCGATGCCATATCCCGAAGTTGCCTGTGCGGCCTTGTAGAGATACTTGGCCTCAGGGATCTGAACCAGGTGGAAGTGGAAGTCCTTGTGGCCTGCCCTTACCCTGAGAAGGTCAGGGCTGAAGAAGTGTTGGAAGCAATCCCCTTTGGCCAGAAGAGGATTGAAGTCCGGGAAGGGGGGATGATTGCCAGAGGGATATACCAGCCAGAGCTTGGGGACAAATCCGACGAAATCCTGGTGGCCAATGCGGCCGTGACTGTCTGGGTAAAGGAGGGATAGGATGGCAGTAAAGGTTATCATGCCCAAACTCGGGATGGCCATGACTGAAGGCACCGTAGTCAAATGGCTCAAGCCTGATGGGGCCAGGGTGGAAAAGGGAGAACGCATCGCTGTAGTGATGAGCAAAAAAATCACCTATGAAGTAGAAGCTCCCGCTTCGGGGATCCTGCGCCATGCCGCTGCAGAAAAAGAAGTGAAACCGGTCGGAGAGGTCATAGCTTACATAGCAGAACCTGGCGAGGTGATACCGGAGCTGGAGAAAGTCCCTGCAGCTCCTCCCGTGGCTGAAGCTCCCGCCCCGCCGCCGAAGGAAATCCTTGCCACTCCGGCAGCCAAGAGACTGGCAAAAGAGCACGGCATTGATCTTGCCCAGGTCACTGGCACTGGACCTGGAGGTCGTATCACTGAAAAGGACGTTATGGCCTTCATAGAGGCCCGCAAGGCGCCGCCACCTCCCCCTCGTCCGCCTGCTAAAGTCATCCCCTTCATTGGGATGCGCCAGGCCATAGCCGAAAGGATGACCCAGAGCCTCCAGACCATGGCCCAGGTCACCATAACAGCTGAAATTGATGCCACCGAACTGGTCCGGATGAGGGAGCAGCTAAAAGGCGAATTTGAACTCACATATACCGATATGGTGGTCAAAGCGGCAGCCATGGCCCTCAAGAAACATCCGCTTCTCAACTCTGCTTTGATAGGGGAAGAAATCCACCTGCTGGAGGAAATCCACATAGGGGTAGCTGTAGCCCTGGAAGGTGGGCTCATAGTTCCGGTGGTGAGGGATGCTGACAAAAAGTCCCTTAAAGAGATAGCTTCCGAAACCCGCAGGCTTGCTGAAGGGGCCAGGGCTGGCACCCTTACCGTTGATGAAGTCACCGGAAGCACCTTTACAGTGACAAACCTTGGAATGTATGGAGTGGACATCTTCACCCCCATCATCAACCCGCCTGAGGTGGCCATCCTTGGAGTGGGCAGGATTGTGGAGAAGCCTGCCTGCTATCAGGGGCAAATCGTCTCCAGGGCTATGATGCACCTGAGCTTAACTTTTGACCATCGCATTGTAGATGGTGCGCCCGCAGCCGAGTTCCTGCGCACAGTTAAAGAACTTCTGGAAAACCCTTACCGCCTTCTGCTTTAGCCAACGGTCCACCCAAACCGTGGCGAACCTCGCGGTAATGGGTATGGGGTTCAAGAATTTTTAAAGGAGGGGAAACGATGGCAAGCTTTACCCAGGAACTCTGGGCAAGCATTGAACCTATTTACCAGGCCATTCTCTCCCATCCCTTCCTCAAAGGCCTGGCCGATGGTTCCCTTCCCGAAGAAAAATTCCGCTTCTACGTTATTCAGGATGCCCTTTACCTTAGAGATTTTGCGCGAGCTCTGGCGGCAGCTGCCTCCCGTTCTCCCAAGGATGAATGGACGGAGTTTCTCTCCCGCCATGCCCGGGAAACCCTTGTAGCCGAGCGCGCCCTGCACGATAGTTTCTTCAAAGATTGGGGGCTCACCCCTGAACAGGTATACTCAACCCCTATAGCCCCTACAAACCTCGCCTATACCTCTTACCTCCTCAGGGTAGCCTACCTGGGCTCCTTCGAAGAAGCTGTGGCTTCACTTCTGCCGTGCGATTGGATTTACCTTATGGTAGGGAGGGAGCTGGAGAAAACTGGTTCTCCTCACCCCCTCTACAAGCGATGGATTGAGACCTATTCCTCCGAAGAATTCTCGGCCGTAGTGGAAGAGCTGCGGAAAATCGTGGAGACCGTTTCGGCGTGGGCAGGCCCTGAACTTCAGGGGATCATGAGGGCCCATTTCGTTACTACGAGCCGTTACGAATGGATGTTCTGGGATATGGCCTGGCGGATGGAAAGCTGGCCCATATAACCATAGGCTAACCGAACCCGCCTTTCTAAGGAGGCCTCCATGAAAGTCTATATCTCCTGCGACATGGAGGGTATTTCAGGAGTGGTAAACCCCGACCAGGTGGGGGAAAACAGGGAGGAATACAATCGTTTTCGCAAACTCATGACCCTTGAAGTCAACGCTGCTGTGGAGGGAGCGCTGGAAGGAGGCGCTACTGAAATCCTCATCAACGACGCCCATGGTTCTATGGATAACCTTCTGGTGGAAGAAATCCACCCCAGAGCCTGGCTCGTCAGCGGCTCCCCTAAACCCCTGGAAATGATGGAAGGCATAGATGGGAGCTTTGATATGGTCTTCTTCATCGGCTATCACTCCATGGCCGGGACTCACGCGGGCGTTATGGACCACACCTATATGGGCAGGGTTGTCTACAACGTTTACCTCAACGGAAAACTTATGGGAGAACTGGGGCTGAATTCGGCACTGGCCGGAACCTTCGGTGTTCCTGTGGGCCTGGTGACCGGAGACGATAAAGTTGTGGAAGAAGCCCGCCGCCTCCTGGGTGAAATTCAGACGGTGGTAGTCAAAGAGGCGGTGGGACGATACTCAGCCCGCTGCCTTCCCCCTGCTGAAGCCCGGGAAAGAATTAAGAAGGCTGCTACCGCTGCCCTTAAGCAAGGGGGTAAACTCTTCCGGCCGGAAGGCCCCTTCACCATCCGGGTAGAATTCATAAACAGTGCTTATGCCGACCTTGCTGAACTCATCCCCGAAGCGAAAAGGATAGATGCACGCACTCTGGAATTTACCCACCACGATTACCTAACCGTTTACAAAGCTTTCAGGGCCATGGTCGGGTTGGCGAGGATGGCGCTAAAATGAAATAAGATGCCTGAGGATAATTATTGCTGCTTCCTTATCCAGAGGCTCATTGTTGTTCCCACACTTCGGGCTCTGAATACAGGAGGGGCAACCGCTTTCGCAGGGGCAGCTTGCTACAAGTTCCAGAGTAACTTCCAAGAGGCGAGGCAGGAGCTCAAAACCCTTCTCAGCTATTCCCACCCCTCCGGGGAAAGCATCATATATGAAAATCTGAGCTTTACCGGTATCGGGGTGGCAGGGGGTTGAAAGCCCGCCTATATCCCACCGGTCGCACATGGCAAAGAGGGGGAGCATCCCTATAGAAGCGTGCTCTACAGCGTGAAGCCCCCCGTGCCAGTCCAGCCTTTTAGCTCTTACCTCCTCCAGCGCTCTGAAGGGAAGATCAAACCACAACCCTACTGTATCAAAGACTGAGGGTGGTAGGTCCAGAAATTCCACCCCGATAGTGGCTTCAGTATACTGGCGGATTTTCTTATAGGCGATGACCTGCTGGTAAACCCTCAGATGACCAAGGTAGGCCATCACTCCTTTTATTTCGCGATGTTTTACCGACTTTATTATGCTTACTTCATTTATCTCCCTAGGTTCGGTGTAATAATCCACATCTACAGGTTTGAGCAAAGCTACCCCTTCCTCCAGGTCAAGTTCGGTCACCAGATAGGTTTCCCCCTGATGCAGGTAAATGGCTCCGGGATGAGCACGATACGGCGCAGAGGAAGCTTCAATTTCCTCCAGAGTTATGCCCCGGCTTTCATCTATGAGGCGGACGCTTTTGCCTCCCACTGAGCGGAGGCTTACAAGTTCGGCTGGATAATTCCGGAGCACGTAGAAAAGGCGACCGTGGCGGTTTTGAAGGGCACCCTGTTTTTCCAGTTTATCCACTGCCTCACGATAGCCAGGCCCGAAGAGGCTTTCATCGGAGCTTTCCAGGGGACGTTCATAAGCCGCGCAGGCCAGGTGCTGTTCCAGGATATAAGGATTATCGGGGTCAATGAGAGCATGCTCGTGGCTTCTCCCAAAGAACTCCCGGGGATTACGCATGAAAAACTGATCCAGAGGATTGTCAAGGCCAATGAGGATGGTGAGAGCTTGCTTGACCCCTCTTCCTGCCCTGCCTGCCTGCTGCCAGGTACTGGCAATGGTCCCGGGGTATCCCACCAAGACGGTAGCGTCCAGGGAGCCTACGTCAATGCCCAGCTCAAGAGCATTGGTAGCAGTAACCCCCAGGAGTTTCCCTCCGAAAAGCTCGCGCTCAATCTGACGCCGTTCTTCGGGTAAGTAACCGGCCCGATAGGCCTTTATGAGAGGTATCAACTCAGGCGAATCGCGGGCAAGGATTTCCCGGGCATAGCGGAGTATAAGCTCGGCTACTTTGCGAGCCTTGGCAAACACTATGGTCCTTATGCCCTGCTTTACCATTTCCACAAAAAGGGCCGTAGCCTCAGAGTTAGGGCTGCGGCGGACGGTGCGAGCTATGTCAATGAATGGAGGGTTCCAGAAGACGAAATCCCTCGCCCCTCGGGGAGCTCCATCGTCCTCTATAACCGTGACAGGAAGCCCTATAAGTTCCTGAGCATGCTCCTGGGGATTTGCAATGGTGGCGGAGCAGAGGATGAAGATGGGATTAGACCCATAGAACCGGCAAAGGCGCCTCAACCTCCTCAACACGCAAGCCACCTGGGACCCGAAAACTCCGCGGTATACGTGGGCTTCGTCAATAACCACAAATTTAAGGTGAGTTAAAAATGAGCTCCAGAGATTGTGGTTTGGCAGGATTCCAACGTGAAGCATATCGGGGTTAGTAAGGATTATGGAAGCGGTTTTCCGCAGCCGGTTCCGGGCCGACTGAGGGGTATCTCCATCGTAGGTGCCAAAGGGTATTGGGCTGAAGCGAGTCAGTTCAACCAAGCTGCGGAGCTGGTCCTGAGCCAGGGCTTTGGTGGGAAAGAGGTAGAGGGCTCTGCTCCTACGGTCCTGAAGTATGGATTCCACAACCGGAATGTTATAGATAAGGGTTTTGCCGCTGGCGGTTCCGGTGGAAACAATTACGTTTTCCCCCCGTCTTATGGCATTTATAGCCTGAGCTTGATGGGAATAAAGGGCCTTTATCCCAATTTCTTCCAGGGCTTTCTGGACCAGAGGATGCAGGGGCTTATCAAGTTCTCCATAGCGGGGTTTTCGCTCCGGAATGCGTTCAATATGCACTATTTGCCCCCGGTAAAAGGGCGCTCTGGTTATCTGCTCCAGAAAAGAAGGCGAGTAAGGCATAGACTTTCACCTGTTCTCCAGCCCTTAAAGCCCCATAGATTAAGATAACACAAACGCAGCTCCGGAGCAATTTCCCGCTGAAAACCGGCGGTATACCTCGAGCGAAGCCAGACTATCAGCAGTTTCAGAGCCTCCAGGTTCATCTGAGGGAGAACTTTCGTCGCCCCGGAATGTTTGAATCAGGCCGTTGAGTTCTATTCGCAGCTATTTAACAACCCTTCCCCCGCTTTTGAAAGCCATGAGGGCGATGCCTGTCAGCAAAGAGGCAAGGGAAAGAATTTGAGACCAGAACCGCAAAGGGGTATCCTCAAAACGGAGAAGAACCCTGTGCTGGCCGTCGGGAACTTCCAGGGCGATAAGGCCATATTTGCCTTCTGGGCGAATGGGAACAGGCTTGCCGTCCACGTAAGCTCGCCACCCAGGGTAATAGTAGGTGTAAAAAAGGAGGGTGACTTCTCCTTCCGCTGTTACTTCCACTTCCTCCGACCTGCCCCCGTGTCTGAGGGGGATAACAGAACCGCGGCCTCTTATAATCTGAGCCTTGCGGAGGGTTTCACCTTTCAGGTACTGCTCTATGAGGGGCGATTCCTTCGGAAACTCCCGGGTCCAGGCTGTCATTCCGCGCATATCGGGGTAATCCAGCTCAAAGTCTATTACCGCCACCGGCTTTTCAGCCCTGGGGGAAAGCTCAGTATGCTGAGGGAGAGTGTACTCAAAAGAAGAAATTATCACCAGAAGGCTGAGCAAATGCTCCCTTTCCCCCAGCAACTCTCCCAGAAGCCCACCCACGAGGGAAAGGGATACCACCGCCAGGGCGAGAAATCGCCAGGGGAATTGCACCAAAGGGAACAGGGGGACTTTCTCCCAGATAAACATGGAAGCTGGAAGGGTCAGGAAAAGGGAGATAAGAGACCAGAGGGCCCAGAAAGCCAATCTTCCCCTGTTTTCCTTCAATCTCCACCCCAGCACCAGTGCCCCAACGCTGCTGCCCAGGAGCAAAATCCCAACCTGAAGGGGCATGCCATCTTCGGGGCCTGCCACAGCGTGGCCGTAACCCCACTCAGGGGCGAGGAGCTGAAAGAAGTAAACAAATTGCTCTCGGAAATTGTATTTGGCCATCATCCACTGCTCTTGAACGATGAACTTCCTTTCGGCCAGGGCTGGGATCCAGTAAGCTGCGCTAAACCCCAGGGAAAGAAGTCCCGCCAGGGAAGATGGGATAAAAGCCCGGAAATTCCTGCTCCTCAGCCCTTCGTAGAGCACAAAGGTCACCAACATCGGAAGAAATATTAAGGCTGTGATCTGGTGGGCAAGGATTATAGCTCCCAGAGAAAAGCCTGCCATCGCTACAGCTTTCGGACGGGGGTTCTCCATAAGGTGCTGGAAAGCCAGCAAGCCCAGAGGCATGAGGGAGAAGGCGAGGAATTCCGCCAGAGCACAGCGGACGTAAATATCCACCAGGTGGTAAGGGGCATAAGTGAAAAGGAGGGAGGAAACCAAGCCACCCCTTTCGCCCCACAGTTTCCGTCCCAAAAGGTACATCCCAATTGCCCCAAGCCAGAAGCTCAGGAGAAAGGTCAGCTTGATAGACCAGGTTACGCTCAGGCCCGCAAGGTGAAAAACCTCGGCTATAAAATAAGCCAGGGGAGCATAGAAAATGAAGAGGGGATAACCATAGCCCACGGCCTGGTCCACAGCCCAGCGTGGATACCACGCTCCATCCTTTAAGGCCTGATCAAATTCCACCAAGAAGAAAAGGGTGTGGCGGGCATCGTGGGCCTTCAGAAAATAGCCGGGAGCCAGAAGAGGCCACCAGGCAAAGGACGTGAGAAGGAGAACTAAAGCGATCCTGCGCATCGTCCTCTCCGTCTGAGCCATGCCCTCAGGAGCCAGACCCCACTGCAGAAAGCGACGCTTATCCATGTTATGGTGCATCCCAGTTTCCTCACGGGTGTATCCTCAAAACGCACCAGGACATAATGCAACCCTTTGGGGACTTTCACCGTTACCCTGCCCAGGGGACCATCTTCCGGAGCGATGGGGAGCTTTTTTACTATCCTGTATTTCTCGCCTTCTTTTTCCAGTAGGTAAGCGGTCCAGCCGGGGTAATAGAAAAGGTTGAGAGTAACAGTTAAATCTTCTCTTTCGGTCAGATAGCCGAACAGTTCGGAAGCTGTGCGCCATTCCAGGGTTGAAATCTGGGTATCTGGGGGGATGGAGGTATAATCTATGCGGGTTTTAACCTCAATCCCGGCTATGTGGAGGTCGGCAAAGGGGGACCAGCCTGGTATCTCTTTAACCCAGGCGGTAGAACCTGTCATCTCGTTAGAAGTGCGCTGAAAGCGCATCAAGCCTGCCAGGGATACGCCTCCTTCCGGGGGCTTCCCTGGCTCAGCTTTAATGTAAGGGTAACTGCCTGCAATGACCATAAGGCCAAGGAGCAGGGGCAGAAAAGGCCTGTTCCTCTCTTCTGCCAAGATGAGGGAGGAGAGAAAGGCCATGGAAAAAACCGGAATGAGAAGCCACCTCCAGGGAAATTGAGCGAACCGCACAAAGCTTACCTTTTCCCACAGAAGCGTGGAGGCATGAAGGGACAGGAAAACAGTGAGGGCTGTGGCCAGGAAAAAGAAGATGGCCTGAGCCCGAAGGCTTCCTTTCAACCGGGGAAGAACCAGGAGCGAGAGAACCGTCAGCCCGAAGGGAACGATCCCCAACTGAAATCCCAGATTATCGTTGGGCCCAGCCACACTTATGCCGAAGCCCCATCGGGGTGAAAAGAGCTGGAAAAAGTAAACAAAGTGGTCCTGATATCGGTAGTAACCCCCCATCCATTGGTCAGTCCGCACATATTTGAACTCAAAGAAAGCCGGAAGCCAGAAGAAAGCGCAGAGGGCAAGCCCTAAAAGCAAGCCAGAGGCAGGGGGTATGGAAACATGGATGAACTCTCCAGAGCCCATGATGGCATAGGGGAGAGAGAACCGCTCGCGAGGGAATCCACTGAAAGCCTTCAAGCCCGTCAGAAGGAGCAGGTAAAGGGCCAGCATGGGCGTAACCACCAGGGCCACCAGATTGCTGGTAAAGAGAAGCAGGGCATAGGCAATGGCTGTCCCAGCTACGGCGTTCCAGCGGGGCCTTTCCACGCTTTCGTAAATACCCCAGAAAACCAGGGGAATGAAGACCATAGAGACCGCCTCGGCCAGGGCTGCCCGAACGTAGAGGTCAAAGATGTGGTAGGGAGCGTAGAGGTAAACCATTGCGCCCAAGAAAGCTGCCCCCGGGCCCATCACCTTTCTCAGGAACAGATACATGGCTGAACCCGAAAGGAGGATGGAAAGGCCGAAAACAATTTCAACCGATGTTGGGATATCAAAACCCAGGAGGTGAAAGAGCTCTCCCAGGTAAGAAGACAGGGGACCGTAAATGTTGAAGAAAGGGTAACCGTAGCCAAAAGCAAAGTCCGGCGACCACCTCGGGTAGAGAAGGCCATCTTTGATGGAGCGGTCCAGCTCAAAGATGAAGAAAACGTTGTGGCGGGCATCGTGAGCGTTCCAGAAATAACCGGGCATGAAGAGAGGACCCATGAGGGGTATGGCGAAAAGGAAGGTAAGGATAAGGTAAGGTTCAACGCTTCGGCGCATTTCTCCCCATCCAGAGCCAGAGAATTGCTATTCCCA from the Anaerolineae bacterium genome contains:
- a CDS encoding glycosyltransferase family 39 protein, whose amino-acid sequence is MRRSVEPYLILTFLFAIPLMGPLFMPGYFWNAHDARHNVFFIFELDRSIKDGLLYPRWSPDFAFGYGYPFFNIYGPLSSYLGELFHLLGFDIPTSVEIVFGLSILLSGSAMYLFLRKVMGPGAAFLGAMVYLYAPYHIFDLYVRAALAEAVSMVFIPLVFWGIYESVERPRWNAVAGTAIAYALLLFTSNLVALVVTPMLALYLLLLTGLKAFSGFPRERFSLPYAIMGSGEFIHVSIPPASGLLLGLALCAFFWLPAFFEFKYVRTDQWMGGYYRYQDHFVYFFQLFSPRWGFGISVAGPNDNLGFQLGIVPFGLTVLSLLVLPRLKGSLRAQAIFFFLATALTVFLSLHASTLLWEKVSFVRFAQFPWRWLLIPVFSMAFLSSLILAEERNRPFLPLLLGLMVIAGSYPYIKAEPGKPPEGGVSLAGLMRFQRTSNEMTGSTAWVKEIPGWSPFADLHIAGIEVKTRIDYTSIPPDTQISTLEWRTASELFGYLTEREDLTVTLNLFYYPGWTAYLLEKEGEKYRIVKKLPIAPEDGPLGRVTVKVPKGLHYVLVRFEDTPVRKLGCTITWISVAFCSGVWLLRAWLRRRGRCAGSL
- a CDS encoding DEAD/DEAH box helicase, whose product is MPYSPSFLEQITRAPFYRGQIVHIERIPERKPRYGELDKPLHPLVQKALEEIGIKALYSHQAQAINAIRRGENVIVSTGTASGKTLIYNIPVVESILQDRRSRALYLFPTKALAQDQLRSLVELTRFSPIPFGTYDGDTPQSARNRLRKTASIILTNPDMLHVGILPNHNLWSSFLTHLKFVVIDEAHVYRGVFGSQVACVLRRLRRLCRFYGSNPIFILCSATIANPQEHAQELIGLPVTVIEDDGAPRGARDFVFWNPPFIDIARTVRRSPNSEATALFVEMVKQGIRTIVFAKARKVAELILRYAREILARDSPELIPLIKAYRAGYLPEERRQIERELFGGKLLGVTATNALELGIDVGSLDATVLVGYPGTIASTWQQAGRAGRGVKQALTILIGLDNPLDQFFMRNPREFFGRSHEHALIDPDNPYILEQHLACAAYERPLESSDESLFGPGYREAVDKLEKQGALQNRHGRLFYVLRNYPAELVSLRSVGGKSVRLIDESRGITLEEIEASSAPYRAHPGAIYLHQGETYLVTELDLEEGVALLKPVDVDYYTEPREINEVSIIKSVKHREIKGVMAYLGHLRVYQQVIAYKKIRQYTEATIGVEFLDLPPSVFDTVGLWFDLPFRALEEVRAKRLDWHGGLHAVEHASIGMLPLFAMCDRWDIGGLSTPCHPDTGKAQIFIYDAFPGGVGIAEKGFELLPRLLEVTLELVASCPCESGCPSCIQSPKCGNNNEPLDKEAAIIILRHLISF
- a CDS encoding 6-pyruvoyl-tetrahydropterin synthase-related protein, whose amino-acid sequence is MRRIALVLLLTSFAWWPLLAPGYFLKAHDARHTLFFLVEFDQALKDGAWYPRWAVDQAVGYGYPLFIFYAPLAYFIAEVFHLAGLSVTWSIKLTFLLSFWLGAIGMYLLGRKLWGERGGLVSSLLFTYAPYHLVDIYVRCALAEFLAFSLMPLGLLAFQHLMENPRPKAVAMAGFSLGAIILAHQITALIFLPMLVTFVLYEGLRSRNFRAFIPSSLAGLLSLGFSAAYWIPALAERKFIVQEQWMMAKYNFREQFVYFFQLLAPEWGYGHAVAGPEDGMPLQVGILLLGSSVGALVLGWRLKENRGRLAFWALWSLISLFLTLPASMFIWEKVPLFPLVQFPWRFLALAVVSLSLVGGLLGELLGEREHLLSLLVIISSFEYTLPQHTELSPRAEKPVAVIDFELDYPDMRGMTAWTREFPKESPLIEQYLKGETLRKAQIIRGRGSVIPLRHGGRSEEVEVTAEGEVTLLFYTYYYPGWRAYVDGKPVPIRPEGKYGLIALEVPDGQHRVLLRFEDTPLRFWSQILSLASLLTGIALMAFKSGGRVVK
- a CDS encoding M55 family metallopeptidase, producing MKVYISCDMEGISGVVNPDQVGENREEYNRFRKLMTLEVNAAVEGALEGGATEILINDAHGSMDNLLVEEIHPRAWLVSGSPKPLEMMEGIDGSFDMVFFIGYHSMAGTHAGVMDHTYMGRVVYNVYLNGKLMGELGLNSALAGTFGVPVGLVTGDDKVVEEARRLLGEIQTVVVKEAVGRYSARCLPPAEARERIKKAATAALKQGGKLFRPEGPFTIRVEFINSAYADLAELIPEAKRIDARTLEFTHHDYLTVYKAFRAMVGLARMALK